The window GTTTCTCCCCTTCAGTACTATGTAGAAGTCTTTCTTGCTGTCCTGAGAAGGTTTTGAAAGGGCTGCATAATACAAATGTGAATCATTCACAAGGAGCATGAGAGCTCTTGGTTTGCACATTTCTGGCTAGTCACAGAAAAGGAATATGGGAACCTAAatggaagtttttcttttcagagcaagAGCATCCATTCGGGCTTTGAGATGTTGGAGAGGTACTgtcactttctgctttctctctacaggggaataataaaataaatgtgaagtcATGGTTGAATTGCACAGAAATTAATGGAGAGAACTCCGTCCAAATGGATAATCCAATCCAAATGGATTTCTTCCTGCTTGAAGGAGAAGCAGATTAATATGATATTGTGTTTGAGGCAGTCTCACACAGACTTCTCTCTTACATCATTTGTTCCTCCCTAACTCTGCCTTCCACCCCAAAAGGGCTGGGGGGAAGTCACAGTAATCCTCTGACAGGGAGAGGAAGTTTCCCTAAGAGGATTTGGTCTCCACTAGGCTCTCTCCTCTCTAATGAAGCTGTGTTAATAATTCCTAAACAATTCTTTCAGAATTGTATTGAAATATTAATGTGTTTAGATAAACAGTTTGAGGTTAATAATTTTCAATAGGGTGCTTGTTATTCCTGCCTCTTGTCCTTTGGCTTGGCAAATACAAACGAACTAttcaatttgttttccattagtGGAGAGCTTTTAAGAAGTTAATCTTTTGATTAGAAAATCTGGATTGTTAATGACCTAAATCCTGAGGACTTCTAGGCTCCACAAAGCACTTGTGCTTATCCCGTTTTCCCTCAATTCTGGCACATGTGGGACATTTGGTTTAGAGGAGCACTTGTGGGCTTTGATTTGCTAGCATTTGCATCCTGTGTTTTTGAAACTTGGTTGCTGTCTTAAGTGTCTTGGCTACGTAATGTTTGCTACTCCGTCATCTGTGGTGCTTTGTAATGTATGGAGAATGTGCTTTGTATAGTGAGCAAAGCTTGCTCTAAGTCTTGGCGTCAGCTACAGCTAGGGCGATTCTTTGCCCATAAATGACCCTTTAATGTCTTTAATGGATTGGTACAAGTATGTTGACCTTGCTCCTTAGGAATCTTAAAAATTACACGAGggattttctatcattttttctatcatgttaatatttatttagtGTGGACATGAAAACAAATTACTCTGATTCAGTTAAGCTGAATGACTATGTGCTTTCCTGCccttttgctttcattattgTTTCTTGGCTAGCCAGCTTTTTGCAGGGTTGTTTACCAGCTGCATCTGGCTAGTCCCCAGCCTTGCAGCCAGGGGAACTACTGATTCAACTGTAGGAATGcttctatttaaataatttaaaaaaaaagtttgcctTGTTTTCAAGTAATTGGCAGCATGCACATAGTATGATCTTTGGTGGAAGATCTGTTTTGTGTGCCATATTCATACTTGGAACATCTCTTGAAGGTATATTTGCAAGCCATGGGTTTGTAAGGTGATGCTGATTCCTTTCCCTGCACTGCATCTGTACATGGAGACATCGTGAAGTGGAAATCAAAGGAGATCGTGCAAAGAGATACAACCAATTATTGTTGAAATCAAGGCTTAATAACATTGTGTTGATCAATGTCATTGTTTGAGCTACACCATGGATTAATTAGGTTATCTGTGACCAAGTAGCATGACAAATAGAGACATTGCAAAGTTAAGACTTTGCTGCAGATGTGCTGATAAAAGGCTGCTTTCCAACAATTAGCACAAAcacttaagcaaaaaaaaaaaagccatccaGAACACTGAAATACAATCTATTTAACATACAAATTGAATTGAGTAGCGATCTATTTAACATACAATTAACTTGGGAAATTAATGTAATGAGAATAAAAGGGGGTTTAAAGATATGAATGAAAGTTAATCCACAGTTGCGCTTGCTAGGATAAAATTAAGAGGGCTATCCATCATTTTAGCAATTTGGTGCCTGAGATACCTCTTAATACTTGAACCTTCCCATCTTTAtgagatgaaagaaatgaaactaaaGCAGAGCAGCTATCATCTCTTAATCTGTTGTAAGAGCTGCcagcagttttatttccttttctttattcttttgaaTATACAGACTCTTTCTTAAGCTTGTTTCTGTATGGTATGTCTTTGACTTCTGGAAGGTGTGAGCACAGCATTGGTATTATGTCACTGCAACCCTTCCTGAGGTGCTGCAATGTGAACGTTAATCCATTGTCACATGCAGTGGTTCCTCTTTGAGTCATGTCAGTATGCAGCATGTGCAAGAATATGCCCTTGAGGTAATTTGGAGTAGGGGATCTAGCCTCTCTTCCCCCAAAGGACCAACTGTGGGTAAGCTTCTTGGCTCTGCTTTGCCTTCTGACTTCTCAATCTAAGACTGAGATTGCTTTGTTCACAGTCAGCAGGTATAAGGAACATGTTTGAGTCAATAACAGGGTGTAATTTATATTTAAGATTTTGAGTAtcatctgaaatgttttgctgatGTGACTTGAGCTTTCTTGAGAAGGAGGTCAGTGTAACTTGAAGAGATGCATACTGCTTGGTTGGACTGCAGAGACTTTCTCATGCACACCACTCTGCGTGCCACAATGAgagtagtttgttttttttgctctgGTCAGTGACTGTCATCCCCTTTGCTGACACACACATTGTAATGTCATTCAATATTTTCATATGTACTTATATTAGGTTGTAGTTGAGAATGTAGCTAGCACGTCTCATGCTGAGCTCCCAGGAAGATGCTGCTGGTGTGCTCCTTGTATGTGGTGTAGGCTCTTGCCTTTGCATTTGAAACCATGCAGGGTTGGTGTTATACATTGtgcttttttaaataataataataataattgtgcTCAATCAGGAACCAACCTGGCTCATGCCATGGCTACAGAGTGGCTGGGTCTTCCATGGAGCTCAGGTGTAGAGAGGAGAGCAAGGGATTAATTTGACATCATGATGCAATCAGCTTAGCATGTAGGTTAACATCACAACTAAGCTATATTAGAAGTCAGTGGCTGAACTGGGAACATAACACAATGATCTGAAATGAGATAAGGATTCACACCATCCACCAAGCCCTTATCTTTTTCTTAGCTGCCATTGTAACATCCCCAGTAATGTTGCTTCAGGTTTTtggttcactttttttttttccttactgaagTAGAAGCTTTCAGACATAGCTTGGATAATTCTCGCAGTTGGCGGCTGGCCTTCTGTAGATGGCACTGAGGAATCTGGCTGCATTCCTGCTGTGTCTTACTCTCCTCAGTACAGATGATGCTACCCTGCACTGTAAGGGAGGTAGTCCtctgctgaaacagagagcTTGTTTTTCAGATGCTCTAGCGCAGATTCTCTTTGATTCCATGTATGTGTTGACTTCGTTGTAAATGAGAAGTCTCGCTTCTGAGATTCTTCGGTTGAGGCAATGCAGGATTTTTAAGCATCTTCTCTAGCTAGAAGCATGTCACACAGTTCGGTTTCCCTAAATAGCTGTCCTGTGGAGGAGCCCAGTTCTTAAAGTATGTGTTGGAAAAAGCTGCACTATGCACTTAGCTTTCTTCTGGTTGTTTTCTGTAGCTCTAAATAGAACTTGTTCTGCAAtactgcatggagaaattctgctttttgtaCCTCTCCATGTGCCTCAAATATGGCCATCTGCAATGGAAGGAAGCTTCTGTAGCTGTGAAATATATTATCAGACTTAAGGAAACAAACTGTTTCTTGGCTTGGATTTGTGTAGACAAATCCTTACAAGTTGACAACAATATATTTGATGCCAGATAAAgttgttcttctgtttgttcCTAAGGCATGTATCAGTGTCACTTTGAGGGACCATAGCAGCAAGTGACTTCTCTAGACAGAGTTCTTTGCATAGCCATGGttataattaaaagaaaatatttcttatggCTTTATTCTAACAGACTTAAAGGAAGAAATTGAAATGAACTGagaacttaaaaagaaaattaccgAGTGACTTACTAAGAGGCAGAAGACCATCCCCTTGCAAATGAAGTCTGCTTTTCAAATATTGTAGAGGACTGAAAGACTCGTGCTTTATAGGGAGGTGTGTGAAACCTCAGTGCCTGTGAATTGCAGCTTCCTTTATGAGCAAGGCTTTGTAGGGCACCTTCTGAAATGTCTTCATTAGATGTTTGATTGTGTCAGTGGTGCAGTATTTGTTCTGGTTTACATATGTTGGGGTGGAAGAAGCACTCCTGAACTGACAGCTGCTTCTTGATGTGGTTTATTGtgacagcttttaaaaacagcttttttgttACTTGTCACTTGCTTTTCCCCATGACTGAAGGGAAAGCCACATAAGAGGCATCCTTTTGCAAAGACCAGGAAGGATAGACAAGGAGTGGATCAGGAATTATTTAAGTATTCTTTTATAGAGCCTCGAAACAAAATTTTACAGTTCCTTTTCAGAACTTTCAAACTAGTGGAAGTTCATGCAAAGAAGAGTATGTTTAAGCTTGTTGTGAACCGGTGCTTGGTCTTTACTTCCATCTGGGTTTAAAAAACCTTGCCAAGGTAATCCAGTTGAGATCATAATCTTATTTACATCTGACCTTGTATGGCAAGAAATGCATAAGCCTTCAGGTGAGCACTTGTACACAAAGGGCTTGGATAAAGAGGTGCTATGGACTCAAGTGTTGTCTTAATCTACAACTCCCATTAGGATTTCTTTAAGGAGTTGTATAGTGGGGTAGGGAAGAAAATTCGGGAAAAGTAAAGCCATAGGAGTGAGAAGGTGAAACTGGGCCATGCAGGAATGGAAGAGGTCAATGCAGGCAGTGAGGTGTGCTGTGACTGCAGCCATTAGacagctggaggaagagctgcttgTGGTGAGCAGGGGGTGAAGATGCCTTCCCTGTACTTCAGCTCTGAGCTTGCAGGATGTAGGTGGGGATTGTCTCTGTGGAAAAGTTGCtgtcctgaaaacaaacaggaaagcagaagtgtttagagcttctgtaatattttctaGATGGAGTTTCACAGATAAGTTGCAGCTTATTGGTCAGAATGCAGGTGACTGATGTAAACAGTTGGAAATGTCCAGAAATCCTCAGTCTGTGGTAGATCAGAACCTGCCCATCTTTAGCTTTTGACTGTCCCACTACCAAGAGAACAGATTTCACTGCTCAGTGATAGCTCTTCACTGACTCGACTCAGCTAGGGatatttcttttgtcttgcAAGCTCTTATTTTGGAGGGGTTTATTActtttgaggtttttttaattgtgtattGGATTACGAAGTTTTTTTGTAGTAAGCAAAAAATTCTTATTGCAGCTGCAATTTCTTTGCCAAGGCGCACATTACATTCAAGGGGCATGTGCTGATAGTTTTGATTATAGGTCTTCCTTTTGATGAATTCTATATTTGTTGTATATGAGGCTACTGGAAGTCACTGCTAGATTGAAGAGAGAAAGGTGAGCTTGTTCAGCAGTGTCTAACACCAGTTTAACATGAGACTCCAACTTGATTGAAAGAAAATCTCAGGCTTAGCGGGTGTTACCTTGAACTCAATTGTTTCACCTCTGAGTTCAGCCAGTCTTTGGCCACTCTCCGAACTACTGATCATTTCTTTACCATTTTGGGGCTAGCGAAGCATTCTAGTGAAGCACATGCATGTTAACATCCCTCTGTCTATCATGTGAATGAAGATATCTGTTCCAGAAACTTTGAAATGGTCATGATTGATTGGATTTATCAGgtagaatgaaaattaaatctgattttctttcagtgaaattGGAGTCCCATCTTAAACCAGTGATCCATCAGGCTCTAGGAAAGCTTTGGAGGTAGCTTGACAGCTTATAGATGGAGAAAGGAGTTTGGATGGAAGTTTTCCTTTACCACTGGTGTTTGCCTTGTGGTCATAGTTTTTGTAGTGCCTTGATATTTACAAAAGAACACAGTTTGAACTCTGAGAACTgtactttcatagaatcacaaggttggaaaggacctataagatcatctagtccaaccgtcctcccattgCCATTGCTACCGCAAGCCACTAAACCGTATCTGATAGCTCCttcatccagacacctcttgaacactgctgGGCatggtaactccaccacctcccggGGCAGgacattccagtgcctgaccactctctgacagaagtttttccttatgtctttgtttctgtacaGTTGAGGAAAAAGGGAAGATAAAGTATAAAAGGATTGTCTGAAAGAGTTGAGTGCAACTCTTTTCTGGCCCTGCTATGCGTGTATGGCCTTTTTTACTTTACAAGGGTATGTGTGATGAGGAGAGTCCAAGTTCTTCAAAAACTAACTATTCTTGGCTTTATTTTCTAGGATCACATGATTCTTTCAGCTACTGGGTTGATGAGAAGTCTCCTGTGGGACCAGACCAAGCCACTGCCATCAAACGCCTGGCCAGAATTTCTTTGGTTAAGAAGATAATGAAGAAATGGTCAGTAACTCAAAATCTGACTTTCAAAGAGCAATTGGAAGGTGGAATCCGCTATTTTGATCTCCGTGTATCTTCCAAGCCTGGGGAAATAGGACAGGAGATTTACTTCATACATGGATTGTTTGGCATTAAAGTATGGGATGGACTAATGGAGATTAACACCTTTCTTGAGCAACACCCCAAAGAAGTCATCTTCTTGGATTTCAATCACTTCTATGCCATGGATGACAGCCATCATTTCTTCTTGATCAACAGGATTCGCTCGGCATTTGGATCCAAACTTTGTTGCGTTGAATGTGTAGAATATGTGACGTTACAGTACATGTGGGAGAAGAAGCATCAGGTGGGGGAAGGATGATCCATAACTTTTTTCCACAGTCAAAAGATTCAGATTTAAATAGCTAAGTTGGGTAGGATTCACTCTGAGGTATTGGCCCAGGGACACTACTGGTGGCTAATATAAGCTTGCTGAGGACTCATTAAATAGTTAAATGACAGTATTCTCAGTGTCTTGTGTTCCTTACCAATGTTGTTCTCTCCCTGAGAGAGCACGTTATGCTGACTTCTACTGAGGATATGATAAAATGTCATCATTTTGGTGTATTTAAAGTATGCATGGTTCATCATGACTAAGGGAAGCTAAGAAACTTCTAGCTCCTTTGCAGCCATCCACATCTACAGTGGCAGGACTAAATGCCTCTTGTCCATAGACTGAGAGGATGCAATTTCAGTGACTGCACATAATTCTTAAACGCCAAGTTAAGTGAGATTTTTGAGGATTTCCTCTAAACTGGTACTGACTTACAAGTCTGCTAGGGACCAAAAAAGAATCATTTGTAAGACTGGTTTATAACAATGATGCATCTTTGTACTACGCTCTTACAGAAGGCTGCCTTACAAGGcataaaatactgatttctgaTTTAGAGAAGGTTTTGCTGAAAGTCAGACTGACTGTAACAGCATTTCACTCTCCTCTCACTGAATGTTATTAAAATGCTGGATAGCCCAGTGTGCTTTAGCCATTTGACAAAAGTTGCATGGGAGATGTCAAGATAGCTAAAATCCTTAACTTCACTGGTTATGTTCCCTGACAgtgctctgaaatgctttttaaggAGGGTGCTTAGAACTGACATTTCACTATGCTTCTGgccattctttcatttttaaactgatGACCCTTAAAGCCTGAAGGAATCCTGTCCCTCACATCTAATACAAATGATCTCCATCCTTTGTTAGTAAATTTATTGATGATCATGACTCAGGAgtaatttctttgctttctcactgctgtgctaGCTCCAGGAGTAATGCATAAGCCAGTACTCCATCCTGTTTCTAATAGCtattaattctatttttcttgtttctgttagGTTCTTATTTTCTACCACTACCCCTTGTATCGAGAATTTCCCTTTCTATGGCCAGGGAATAAAATGCCAGCACCATGGGCTAATACGACCAATGTGCACAAGCTCTTACAGTTCCTAGAGACCACTCTTGAGGAACGAAGTCGTTACGGAACTTTTCATGTTTCTCAAGCAATTCTCACTCCTCGGGTGAAAACTATTGCACGACATCTGGTCCGTGGCCTAAAGAACACGCTTGTTCACAGGTAAGGACTTGTCTTGATTTCTCAGTTCTTTACTTCAAGTGTTTCATGTTGAAATGGCACTGAGTAAGCAAGAAACTATAGTGTTTGCTTAAAAGGTCAGTCAGCAAGTCTTACTTTTAGGAAGCATGCAGTCCTACTTCATTACTGTTGCTGGGCTGAGATATTTGCAGTCATTAAAAATCAGTAATTATTGAAAATAGAGCTGTAATGGGGTGTAAGTATAAGTATGTTTTGTGGTAATTGGGGCTCTTGGGAGTGTGATCCCACAAAACATGGGCTTGTTTGCCAAAAATCACCAGAATTCTAACAGTCCTGGTGGAACCCAGCCTCCTGGTTTattgtttgtctgttttgatGTTGCTAACAGATTGTCTGGAGATAATGTTATTAAATTCTAAATTAACTTGTGTAGTTGGGCACAACTGCCTTAATTGGCTCTGTGACTCTCACTGTGATGATCTCCACAACTGTTCTTAATGTTAAGCAGTGAGATAAGCACGCACACATCTATAGCAGCTGGTTTGTGTTTACTTCATGGGAGAATCATTAGTCATCTTATAAGAGTGTAATTTCGAATCCAAAGTCAATGtaacttattttctttagaagCCTTTCTACAAAGAGCAAGTGCTGTAGTTTAGCAATCACAGAAGTTGCCTATAGAAATGTGGAAATTCCAGGTGAAGTGTAAATCGTGTAAGTTTACGTTTGGGGGCATTAAGAGATCATTAGATGCAAAATGTTTGAGAATGTTGTCAGGTATCCTCTTTGGGCTTGCTCTTTGCCTTTCCTGGTATGTGATCAACATCGAACACTAGATGGTGCTCAGGTGCTTTAGGACTGGTGCTTACTGCCACAAGTTGCTAAATGCGAATACATGTGGTTGGTAGGGTTACTAACAGTAAGCAGTTCTGACTTATATCTCTAGTGTATACTTCATGTACTCTTGTCTTGGGGTTAAAGTTAGCAAGATGACACTGAATTTGTTTCCAAACTAgtgaagataataaaaaaaaatgaaataagcagTTTTGTTTCAAGTAATTTCTGGTACAGACCTGGATTTTTAGCCACTGAGAGGCTGGAAACCCTGCTCAGCTTCCTTCTGCCCCATCCTATCATTGACATTTACCTGTTGGAACTGTGAAAACCTAAAATAGAGGCCGCTGTTTGCTAAAGCATGATTGCTCCTGTGCATTTATACATGCTAGCTGATCTGTATGCACAAATCTGTCTCTGCAGTTATGTCTGCTTTCTCATATGGAAATTCTGCCCTGAGCATGAATATTTAAACATTCTGGAGCTCTTGTTACAGGAGAAATGTACAGTGTTCACACTCAGCTGACTAAAGTGTGTCTCCCCTTAAGTATGAACAGCACCTATTCCTCTACTTCTCCCTCTTTCTTGAcaagtttctttttctggagCAAGAGCTGTGGAACAtctttgggttttttcctccctgccctgTTAGCCAATCTGCATGTCTGCTATCTTCTCATTGAATATATGCATACTGTGGCACTAATTAATTCGAATGCATTTAgtcatttttctctgtgctgaaaaCTGAGACTTGCATACTGAAGTTCAAAAGAACTTGTCCAGACTCCTGACATGCTGTCAGTCCAAGAAATGACTGAAACTTCTCCCCACTGAGACCTGAAACAATTCCTGGCACACCTTGCCATTCTCTAGTTACAGCAATGTATGGTGGGATGCTGAGCCCTCACAGTCCTGAAGGCTGGATCCAGCTTGGGTTTCCCTCCACTCATTGCTCTGGGTGGCTGTAAGGTGTTTGGTAGAAGAGCCACATGTGCTGtccacagctgcttttttcctgtgtgctcTAAGGGGGAGGTGGGCGTAGGGGCATCTTGTGCCAGATGGAGCCTTGCTGTGTGCCAGTCTGAGATGTGAAGCTTTTAGTTCAACATGTACTTGTTTGAAACTGAGCCATTCTACCATTGTAATGCAACATTTCATCCTGAAGCACAGTCTGCTAGGtgaaaattaattacttttttttttacagatttcattttgtatATCTGTTGGTTGGGTTTGACTGACCAATGTTGCTGTTTGACAG of the Gallus gallus isolate bGalGal1 chromosome 1, bGalGal1.mat.broiler.GRCg7b, whole genome shotgun sequence genome contains:
- the PLCXD2 gene encoding PI-PLC X domain-containing protein 2 isoform X3; protein product: MSPPGGKEGGRRRRRAAGAMADGNADWMGSLPAALCSYPLSNLAIPGSHDSFSYWVDEKSPVGPDQATAIKRLARISLVKKIMKKWIRSAFGSKLCCVECVEYVTLQYMWEKKHQVLIFYHYPLYREFPFLWPGNKMPAPWANTTNVHKLLQFLETTLEERSRYGTFHVSQAILTPRVKTIARHLVRGLKNTLVHRNLPMILNWVKAQKPGVMGVNIITSDFVELVDFAATVIALNDLLLEEDDSSSKS
- the PLCXD2 gene encoding PI-PLC X domain-containing protein 2 isoform X1, producing the protein MSPPGGKEGGRRRRRAAGAMADGNADWMGSLPAALCSYPLSNLAIPGSHDSFSYWVDEKSPVGPDQATAIKRLARISLVKKIMKKWSVTQNLTFKEQLEGGIRYFDLRVSSKPGEIGQEIYFIHGLFGIKVWDGLMEINTFLEQHPKEVIFLDFNHFYAMDDSHHFFLINRIRSAFGSKLCCVECVEYVTLQYMWEKKHQVLIFYHYPLYREFPFLWPGNKMPAPWANTTNVHKLLQFLETTLEERSRYGTFHVSQAILTPRVKTIARHLVRGLKNTLVHRNLPMILNWVKAQKPGVMGVNIITSDFVELVDFAATVIALNDLLLEEDDSSSKS
- the PLCXD2 gene encoding PI-PLC X domain-containing protein 2 isoform X2, with amino-acid sequence MASGSHDSFSYWVDEKSPVGPDQATAIKRLARISLVKKIMKKWSVTQNLTFKEQLEGGIRYFDLRVSSKPGEIGQEIYFIHGLFGIKVWDGLMEINTFLEQHPKEVIFLDFNHFYAMDDSHHFFLINRIRSAFGSKLCCVECVEYVTLQYMWEKKHQVLIFYHYPLYREFPFLWPGNKMPAPWANTTNVHKLLQFLETTLEERSRYGTFHVSQAILTPRVKTIARHLVRGLKNTLVHRNLPMILNWVKAQKPGVMGVNIITSDFVELVDFAATVIALNDLLLEEDDSSSKS